The Pseudomonas extremaustralis genome contains a region encoding:
- a CDS encoding methylated-DNA--[protein]-cysteine S-methyltransferase, translating into MRYEYTLMPSPVGELTLVARAGKLSAILWEQERANRVRLGPLHEANDNPVLLETQRQLREYFAGSRNRFELELDFTGTAFQQQVWQALLTIPFGETRSYSQIAQQIGNPKAVRAVGAANGRNPISIIAPCHRVIGASGGLTGFAGGLAAKQYLLALEGTDRG; encoded by the coding sequence ATGCGCTATGAATACACGCTCATGCCCTCCCCCGTCGGCGAACTCACTCTGGTGGCGCGCGCGGGGAAACTCAGCGCCATCCTGTGGGAACAAGAGCGCGCCAACCGCGTCCGCCTGGGGCCGTTGCACGAGGCCAACGACAATCCGGTGCTATTGGAAACCCAGCGCCAGCTACGGGAATATTTCGCCGGTAGCCGCAACCGGTTCGAGCTGGAATTGGACTTCACCGGCACCGCGTTTCAGCAGCAGGTCTGGCAAGCCCTGCTGACCATTCCATTTGGCGAAACCCGCAGCTACAGCCAGATCGCCCAGCAGATCGGCAACCCGAAAGCCGTGCGTGCCGTGGGCGCGGCCAATGGGCGTAATCCGATCTCGATCATTGCTCCGTGCCATCGTGTGATAGGCGCATCAGGCGGGTTGACCGGGTTTGCCGGGGGGCTTGCGGCCAAGCAGTATCTGCTGGCGCTGGAAGGCACCGACCGAGGCTGA
- a CDS encoding DUF4142 domain-containing protein encodes MSRMAIRLRTASFAMLLGLGASNAFAQSPAEFIEQASAKGMADIETSRMAHAKTSSQEIKDYTIEVINERTLANQHLAAIAKKLDLPVAPREKIVDKAETLMPELKDGDSFDAAYTAQQVKENEDAIALFKQEGAASDVPEIKALVDETLPKLQERLQKARALASTYGKGHQGDG; translated from the coding sequence ATGAGCCGCATGGCTATCCGGTTACGCACCGCCAGTTTCGCGATGCTGCTGGGCCTCGGCGCCAGCAATGCTTTCGCCCAGTCGCCTGCTGAATTCATCGAGCAGGCTTCGGCCAAAGGCATGGCCGATATCGAAACCAGTCGCATGGCCCACGCCAAAACCTCGTCCCAGGAAATCAAGGACTACACCATCGAGGTGATCAACGAGCGCACCCTGGCCAATCAGCACCTGGCGGCGATCGCCAAGAAGCTCGACCTGCCCGTGGCCCCGCGCGAGAAGATCGTCGACAAGGCCGAAACCCTGATGCCCGAACTCAAGGACGGCGACTCCTTCGACGCTGCCTACACCGCGCAGCAGGTCAAGGAAAACGAAGACGCCATCGCTCTGTTCAAACAGGAAGGCGCGGCGTCCGATGTGCCGGAAATAAAAGCCTTGGTGGATGAGACGCTGCCCAAGTTGCAAGAGCGTCTGCAAAAGGCCCGCGCCCTGGCGTCCACCTACGGGAAGGGTCATCAAGGCGACGGTTGA
- a CDS encoding LysE family translocator: MSPSLLLAVLASGFIYGITPGPGVLAVFGIGAARGRRAGAGFLCGHLLGDVVWCSTALIAIVGAREVGSTAFDVLGVLSGLYLFWLGWRAIRTQRRGGDAPQGAARHPFWHGIVFGLTNPKAYPVAVATFTALLSSRAELLTWSMLPSLIILSFVGGLLAYAILIGVVGAQRVRTVYQRHEILITRLCGVMFIGFAINALAHALPGLFGSKPA, encoded by the coding sequence ATGAGCCCATCCTTGCTGCTTGCCGTCCTCGCTTCGGGTTTTATCTACGGCATCACGCCGGGTCCAGGGGTACTGGCCGTATTCGGCATCGGCGCCGCCCGTGGCCGTCGTGCCGGGGCGGGATTTTTGTGTGGGCACTTGCTTGGCGATGTGGTGTGGTGCAGCACGGCGCTGATCGCGATTGTGGGCGCGCGGGAAGTCGGCAGCACGGCATTCGATGTGCTGGGGGTACTCAGCGGCCTGTACCTGTTCTGGCTGGGCTGGCGCGCGATCCGCACCCAGCGTCGCGGCGGTGATGCCCCTCAGGGTGCGGCGCGGCATCCGTTCTGGCACGGCATTGTGTTCGGCCTGACCAACCCCAAGGCATACCCGGTCGCCGTGGCGACGTTCACTGCGTTGCTGTCCAGTCGAGCCGAATTGCTGACCTGGTCGATGCTGCCGTCGTTGATCATTCTCAGCTTCGTCGGCGGGCTGCTGGCCTACGCGATCCTGATCGGCGTGGTGGGCGCCCAGCGCGTGCGCACGGTGTATCAGCGCCATGAAATCCTGATCACCAGACTCTGTGGCGTGATGTTTATCGGCTTCGCCATCAATGCCCTGGCCCATGCATTGCCGGGCTTGTTCGGCAGTAAACCGGCCTGA
- a CDS encoding LysR family transcriptional regulator, whose protein sequence is MQLMNDLRRVDLNLLVILDALLSEQHVTRAAERLHLSQPAVSHALARLRDLLGDPLLVRQGGALVPTARALELVAPLAEALAQVQALLASNRFDPASAKRRFRVAMSDYSAAIFLPGLVRTLRREAPGIDLQIIQASREGMVDGILNGDLDLAAGVFPDRPAELHSTPLFEEHYTCLVDRDSLPASGILDLSTYLSRPHVLLEMRGSGTPEIERALTAIRERRHVAISLPHWGVAPQLIQGTDLILTVSSRGLLDIDHQQLLTVPPPFHIPSFAFELAWHARRGGDSGLQWLMARVLGVLHA, encoded by the coding sequence ATGCAGCTGATGAATGATCTGCGCCGCGTCGACCTGAACTTGTTGGTGATCCTCGACGCCTTGCTCAGTGAGCAACATGTCACCCGTGCCGCCGAGCGTCTGCACTTGAGCCAACCGGCAGTCAGCCATGCGCTGGCGCGCTTGCGCGATCTGCTGGGGGATCCGCTGTTGGTGCGCCAGGGCGGTGCGCTGGTGCCGACCGCCCGCGCGCTGGAACTCGTCGCGCCGCTGGCCGAGGCCCTCGCCCAGGTGCAGGCACTGCTGGCGTCGAACCGGTTCGACCCGGCGTCGGCCAAGCGTCGCTTTCGTGTGGCAATGTCGGACTACAGCGCGGCGATCTTCCTACCCGGTCTGGTGAGAACCTTGCGTCGCGAAGCGCCAGGCATCGACCTGCAAATCATCCAGGCCAGCCGCGAGGGTATGGTGGACGGCATCCTCAATGGTGACCTCGACCTGGCCGCTGGTGTGTTTCCCGATCGGCCTGCCGAACTGCACAGTACGCCGTTGTTCGAAGAGCATTACACCTGCCTGGTGGACCGCGACAGCCTGCCGGCGAGCGGTATCCTTGACTTGTCGACCTACCTGTCGCGTCCCCATGTGCTGCTGGAAATGCGTGGCAGCGGCACGCCAGAAATCGAGCGCGCATTGACGGCCATTCGTGAGCGGCGGCATGTGGCGATCAGCCTGCCGCATTGGGGCGTGGCGCCGCAGTTGATCCAGGGCACGGACTTGATCCTGACGGTGTCATCCCGTGGCTTGCTCGATATCGATCATCAACAGCTGCTGACCGTACCGCCGCCGTTTCATATCCCCTCGTTTGCCTTTGAGCTGGCGTGGCATGCGCGGCGGGGCGGGGATTCGGGGTTGCAGTGGTTGATGGCGCGTGTGCTGGGTGTATTACACGCTTGA
- a CDS encoding DMT family transporter yields the protein MTTLHWAGVLLLAVIAGAVVPFQSAINANLGRGLGHPLWATLASLLVSIVVLLPVIIALRVPLPSLAFITKAPLWMWAGGAFGVCFISLALMLLPKLGASGFIALAMAGQILASLLLDHFGLFGLVERQLTTPRILGALLLIVGVALIQFSSTPARAVVTLG from the coding sequence ATGACGACGTTGCATTGGGCCGGTGTGTTGCTATTGGCCGTGATCGCCGGCGCGGTGGTGCCATTTCAAAGTGCGATCAACGCCAACCTGGGGCGCGGGCTCGGCCATCCGTTGTGGGCCACGCTCGCGTCGTTGCTGGTGAGCATTGTCGTGTTGCTGCCGGTCATCATTGCACTGCGCGTGCCGCTGCCGAGCCTGGCGTTTATCACCAAGGCACCGCTGTGGATGTGGGCCGGCGGTGCGTTCGGGGTGTGCTTTATCTCGTTGGCGCTGATGCTACTGCCCAAGCTGGGGGCGTCGGGGTTCATCGCGCTGGCCATGGCCGGGCAGATCCTGGCCTCGCTGTTGCTCGACCATTTCGGTTTGTTCGGACTCGTGGAACGCCAGCTGACAACGCCCCGAATCCTTGGCGCGTTGCTGTTGATCGTCGGCGTGGCGTTGATTCAGTTCAGCTCCACGCCGGCCCGCGCAGTGGTGACACTGGGCTGA
- a CDS encoding NAD(P)H-binding protein, with amino-acid sequence MRILLFGATGMVGQGVLRECLLAADVQEVVAVGRTPLALEHDKLHQVLHSDMLDLQPLENLLQGFDACFFCLGVSSAGMTETRYTHLTYDLTLVAASTLARLNPQMTFIYVSGAGTDSSEAGKSMWARVKGKTENALLRLPFKAVYLFRPGLIQPLHGVRSKTRVYQAFYCAFGPLLSLLRRLKPGWVVSTETVGRAMLAAVRHGAPQPVVEQAEINRLASERP; translated from the coding sequence ATGAGAATTCTGTTATTCGGTGCCACCGGCATGGTCGGTCAGGGCGTGCTGCGCGAGTGCCTGCTGGCCGCCGATGTGCAGGAAGTCGTCGCGGTTGGCCGCACACCGTTGGCCCTGGAGCACGACAAGCTGCATCAGGTGCTGCACAGCGACATGCTGGATTTGCAACCCCTGGAAAACCTACTGCAAGGTTTTGATGCGTGCTTCTTCTGCCTCGGCGTTTCCTCGGCAGGCATGACTGAAACCCGCTACACCCACCTCACCTACGACCTCACTCTGGTCGCCGCCAGCACCCTGGCGCGGCTTAATCCGCAGATGACTTTTATCTATGTGTCCGGCGCCGGTACCGACAGTTCCGAGGCGGGCAAATCGATGTGGGCGCGGGTCAAGGGCAAGACCGAGAATGCCTTGCTGCGCCTGCCGTTCAAGGCGGTCTATCTGTTTCGGCCGGGGCTGATCCAGCCATTGCATGGCGTGCGCTCCAAGACGCGCGTGTATCAGGCCTTCTATTGCGCGTTCGGGCCGTTGCTTTCGCTGCTGCGTCGACTCAAGCCGGGCTGGGTGGTCAGCACCGAAACCGTCGGCCGGGCGATGCTGGCGGCGGTGCGCCATGGTGCGCCGCAACCGGTGGTGGAACAGGCCGAGATCAATCGCCTGGCATCCGAGCGTCCCTGA